The sequence tGGAAAAATAGATAGTCTGATGTAGTAAGAGTTAGCTATGCCACAGAGGTCACATTTCATTACTGATGCTTGACTTCATGAGGTGACAAAGTCTCTACAGTTTCCAGTCAAATACTGCATTAGACCATTAGCAGTAGAAATCTAAATTTGTATTAAAATCTGTATGTGCATTTTATGTAATATAACTACGTGGATTATTTCAATTCTACTGAAAGGAAGGAAATAGACAAGGTACAAACAATGGCAGGTAAggtttgtgttttaaatccctgaTCTAATATATTTGTCTTAATCAACGCTGGGAATGCTCAGTTAGAATTTGTCTCTTGtatattttaatttagtttttgAAATCACTACTATATCTACAGCAGCAACTCAGGTTATGCTGGGTTGGGCCAGTTTGCAGCCCCTCTACAATGAATTTGCCTCACATTTTAGATAAAATATTTATTGCCACACCAAGTATGAGTACAAATTGACAATGGCGCATTAAGTACAGCAGGATATCAGTGACTAAGAGAGTGTACACCTCAGCTCCTTAATCAGCTTCAGTGCTGAGAAAAAATTGAGAAATGGTGCAAAGGGCCAGAGGGAAATCAAATCAGGTGCAGAAATATAGTTCCTTCGGAGAAGAAACAAAGCAAAATAACAAAATGATAACATTTTAAATCTCTGGGATACACAGCTACTTCAATTATGCTGTTATCCATGTCAGTGCACATTTGACTTGGGAGGAAATCTAATTGTGACATTAAAAAAAGACTTATGCTATAAAGTGTTAGGCCTAATTTTCAGTGAATAGTTTTATTGGAACAATTCCCTTAACCTCATGGGGATACGAAGCACAATctcatttttgggagataaatgcaTTCATCAAAATCTAACAATTTACCAATTAAAGGTTATTCTTTTCTTGCCATGTGTTGTTGAACTATTTGCACACCTGATTGTTAATTGGCTGTCAAATTCTGTATCAAACATTGCTGTCTGTTTTCATTGGATGCAGGTAAAATCGTTTTGGGAATTATCATTTCCTTATTTGTACAATCAGTTTGTGGATGTCCAGAAAGATGTCAATGCAACATTACTCGGAAGGAAGTGAGCTGCATGGATAGTGGACTGTCTGAGGTTCCAAAAGCTGTTCCTCTTAACACAGAAATTCTAAACTTGCAAAATAACCATATTCATACAATATCAAATGCTGCATTCATCGGTATGCCTCAGCTACAAAGTTTAGACTTGTCAAACAACTTTATTTCAAACTTATCATCAAATATATTTGATGGACTGCATAATCTTCTCCACCTAAACCTTGCAAATAACTCCATCAACTACATAGAGAACAAAATCCTTCCTTCTTCTGGGAACCTCAGAAAACTGGATTTGTCATTTAATAATCTTACCAGTTTGCCAGAAGGTTTGTTCAAGAACCAAAATAATCTGACGTGGCTTGCCGTGCATCAAAACCAACTTCATCAAATCAGTAGGTCTCTTATGGATTCACTGTCAAATCTACAAGTACTCTTGATTGAGAAAAACCAATGGAAATGTGATTGTCACCTGACTGGATTAAAACTTTGGTTGGAAAGCTTCCTGTACAAAGGTCAGTCGCCAAACATGATTTTTACCTTTCCAGATCTCGAGTGCATTAATGCTCATGGATCACAGTGAGTGGCCATGCAATCCCATGAAGAAAACACAGAAACTTTATTGTTCTGTCAATTCTCCAATGATTCCAGATGATATTCAAAAATCTCCTGCAATATCACAAtgataagttcagaaaaaaattctttgttCATTGATCAAAGATATTTCGGTTATATGTAATGATCATTTACTTCATCTCCCAGATGTAACAGATAAATTTAACCAGATAAATTATGATCTGTTGGATATATTGTCGAGGGCAGACTGGGTTGCAAATAACACATTTTACTGAGTGTGACAAACTGAAAAAACTGCAAATGACAAGTAGTGAAAGAATAATAGATTACAATAGATGACAATATTAAGGTAGAAAAACAGAAAGCAGTGACTGCAGGCAGGTCGAAGTGAGCAAGGAAGGAAAGATCACATAGGATAAAAAACCATTCAGCATTGCAGCAGTGCCCAAAACCTAATTAAAGGAATTCAAGCAAGAGGGTCTGGTTGGGCTCATAACCAATTTTGGACTTACTTTATTCCGCTTGTTTCTTTGAAGAATCTGGGAAATATTTGTTCTGACCTGGTGCTTTATTTACTTTAAAAGGATGCAGATTCCCTTCTTTGTCCTTGTCTTTCTCTGCATattatttccaatatttgccatctcCCTCTCTTTGAAGACAACACCTATCTTCCCTCTGTACAAACAGAGATGATCATGACCTAAATAGGGCCGGTTCTCTCTTCTATACCCCTCTTTCTATTCATAGAGCTGCAAAAAACATGTTCTCTGACTTCacctgacatttttttccccGACCCTCTTTATTTCCTGAGTTTCCTTTTGAATTTCACCTGTCTCTTTTACATTCCTGTTGACTTTCTGCAGGGCTGAACTCTCAGTATTTTACTCAACACATGAATCAGAGACTGGAGTAGGCTAAATGACCTCTActtcattcaataagatcgtggctgatcttcgACTCCACATTCCTGTCTGTCCCAGTAACTATTCATTTCCTTGCTTATCAAGATGCTGTTTACCTCCATTTTATTAACATTTAATGATTTTAGTTGGATTGCTCTTCAAGGAAGAGTTTGAAAGACTCATAGCTTCCTCAGAGAAATAATTTCCcttaatttctgtcttaaatgaggGATTTtaaactagtggttttcaaactgccccccaaactctcatgccagcttaagcaatccctatgccataagtgctctgtgattattaagtgattgcttaaggtgggatgtgggtgggaagggaaggttgagaatcactgttctagttccaaatgttactgaaatattttgattgagaaaaattgccattggcccatttctttggagttatgaaacattagttttcatacttttttcttcccactcacatcccaccttaagcaattccttactaatcacagagcatttttggcatggggattgcttaaggtggaatgtgagtttagggaggcagtttgaaaactactgctttaAACAGTGATCCCTGGTTTTCGATACTCCCACAAGTGGAAACATCCTTCCCACATCTCTCCTGTCAGGACTACTCAGAATCATTTAAGTTTCATTCGGGTCAATTTTCACTCTTCTAATCTCTACcacaggggtccccaaactttaTAGACCATTGACCCCTTCACGGAATACATCCCTCATCGTCCCCCAGGCCATGGAATACCAGTGCTGgacggggtgggggagtgggggtggcaGCACTGGACAGGGGTGGGGTGTTCAGTCCATCCTCCCATTTGCTCTCAACTTATTCAAaggctgaagccaaatacaatACTGTGGCCACCAAGGCACACTCTCATGAGAGATTGGTCACCActgccataggcgctattttccATTGATCTGCCCCTGCTTTCTGCTGCATAAGTCCAATGGACCCTCCCCCCCCTAGCATTTatcaaccccttggatagtcccatcaaccccCAGGGGTCGATATTGATCACTTTGGATACCCCTGCTCTAGCAGATGGAAGCCCGACTttttcaaaagattccttgtgaaACACTTGGTGAAACAATCAGAGAAGTTCGATAAACCTTTTCTGAACTACTTCCAAAGGTCTAATATTTTTCCTCTCGGTGTGGTCTAATTTCCCTACATAACTACCTTTGGTTCAATTCCCCCCAAGTAATAACATTTTATCTCACAAATTGAAACTGGCTTTTTCCAGGACACACGGGTCACCGAGCTCTCTCTGCCTTTTGAGGTTTTATAGTCTCTCACCACTTTGAAAAATTGCGTATTGTTTTTCCTGCCAacatggacaatttcacatcctcCCACGTTATCTACTTGCC comes from Narcine bancroftii isolate sNarBan1 chromosome 5, sNarBan1.hap1, whole genome shotgun sequence and encodes:
- the LOC138764165 gene encoding leucine-rich repeat and transmembrane domain-containing protein 1, with the translated sequence MAGKIVLGIIISLFVQSVCGCPERCQCNITRKEVSCMDSGLSEVPKAVPLNTEILNLQNNHIHTISNAAFIGMPQLQSLDLSNNFISNLSSNIFDGLHNLLHLNLANNSINYIENKILPSSGNLRKLDLSFNNLTSLPEGLFKNQNNLTWLAVHQNQLHQISRSLMDSLSNLQVLLIEKNQWKCDCHLTGLKLWLESFLYKGGQIDEILCTEPEDLRSKNLMKIPHELFQTCSSVKCKSSHVVSNHRSPTTQNLHHKVEHSHNPDCSPKAKQRSGSLRHAIATIVVTGVICGIVCLMMLVAAIYGCSYAAVMAKYQRELKKLDQLDQVDEQVNAEEKDQLGGSLA